A region of uncultured Anaeromusa sp. DNA encodes the following proteins:
- a CDS encoding MFS transporter: protein MQRRWLLLGASWLVFFVAFLDRVNLSVAMPLIAKDFQLSPEQTGLILSAFFITYTLLQVPGGILGDKIGPKKVMTVALVWWSIMTMATGLTRNFSQLYIVRILFGIGEGVHPPCAFKLNSNWFPNRERATANAIFTSANSLGPAVAPPLAVAIIGAWGWHSIFYIFGILGFLVIPLWIWVVRNAPKEDERISQEELKYIEEGQLETATVKEDDNGEGLSSVFRNRNTWLLALAYFTFLCTFYGLMTWLPSYLVKARGFEMVKMGIFAGLPFLALGVAQPLGGYISDKILKGRNRKYQVMVATLIAAPVLFSVVTAQTEAMAMTALVCSGFVLGLAFGPFWALPMECVKRKFAGTSSAVMNTGGNVGGIFAPIAIGYLVGGSGYDAAFTFMVAALVATAVIIFFVKEPERAVAAVMPQNQKAQS from the coding sequence ATGCAAAGACGTTGGCTACTCTTAGGAGCCTCTTGGCTCGTATTTTTCGTCGCATTTCTGGATCGTGTCAATCTTTCGGTGGCAATGCCACTTATTGCGAAAGATTTTCAGCTGTCCCCAGAGCAGACAGGTCTGATCTTAAGCGCGTTCTTTATCACCTACACGTTGCTGCAAGTTCCTGGCGGTATTTTGGGCGATAAAATTGGCCCGAAAAAAGTTATGACCGTAGCCTTGGTTTGGTGGTCCATTATGACCATGGCCACCGGTTTGACAAGAAATTTCAGTCAACTGTACATCGTGCGTATTCTCTTTGGTATAGGCGAAGGCGTGCATCCGCCTTGCGCATTCAAGTTAAATAGCAACTGGTTCCCCAATCGGGAACGGGCAACAGCCAATGCCATCTTTACTTCGGCGAACTCCTTAGGCCCAGCTGTGGCACCGCCTCTGGCCGTAGCCATCATTGGAGCCTGGGGCTGGCACTCCATCTTCTATATTTTCGGGATTCTTGGTTTTTTGGTCATCCCCTTGTGGATTTGGGTCGTGCGCAATGCGCCGAAAGAGGATGAACGAATTTCGCAAGAAGAGCTCAAATATATTGAAGAAGGACAGCTGGAAACGGCTACGGTTAAGGAAGACGATAACGGCGAAGGCCTGAGCAGCGTGTTCCGCAATCGCAACACTTGGTTGTTGGCGTTAGCCTACTTCACCTTCTTGTGCACGTTCTATGGACTTATGACTTGGCTACCCAGTTATCTGGTTAAAGCGCGGGGCTTTGAAATGGTTAAAATGGGCATTTTTGCTGGGTTGCCATTCCTAGCCTTAGGTGTGGCACAACCGTTGGGCGGTTATATTTCCGACAAGATTCTCAAAGGGCGCAACCGCAAATACCAGGTCATGGTAGCTACATTGATAGCTGCCCCGGTATTGTTCAGCGTGGTGACGGCGCAAACAGAAGCAATGGCCATGACGGCGCTGGTGTGTTCCGGTTTTGTTCTAGGACTGGCTTTCGGTCCGTTCTGGGCGTTGCCGATGGAATGTGTAAAACGTAAATTTGCGGGTACTTCTTCCGCTGTTATGAATACAGGCGGCAATGTAGGCGGTATTTTTGCTCCGATTGCCATCGGGTATTTGGTTGGCGGTTCCGGCTATGACGCAGCCTTTACCTTCATGGTAGCGGCATTGGTAGCTACGGCAGTCATCATCTTCTTCGTCAAGGAACCGGAGCGGGCGGTTGCGGCTGTGATGCCGCAGAATCAAAAGGCTCAAAGCTAA
- a CDS encoding PPC domain-containing DNA-binding protein — protein sequence MSDNPMRIQSVEGTAARTVVARLLPGTDVLPGIEECCRKHGIKQGVVSCSVGAFKQATFVIPVPQEGAKIGIVYGEPVVLPGPIEFLGGQGIICQSEEGKYLIHFHGSACDKDLRVWGGHFTNGNIVLATLDLVIQEIGGVNMMRRFDEETGFVQFSPEPLEV from the coding sequence ATGAGCGACAATCCTATGCGAATTCAATCGGTGGAAGGAACTGCCGCAAGAACGGTGGTAGCTCGACTGTTGCCGGGGACGGACGTGCTCCCGGGCATTGAAGAATGCTGCCGCAAACACGGTATTAAGCAAGGCGTTGTTTCTTGCAGCGTCGGCGCTTTCAAACAAGCAACCTTTGTGATTCCGGTTCCTCAAGAGGGGGCTAAAATCGGCATTGTCTATGGCGAGCCGGTTGTGCTTCCAGGGCCGATTGAATTTTTGGGCGGACAGGGGATCATTTGTCAGTCCGAAGAAGGCAAATATCTGATTCATTTTCACGGCTCCGCCTGTGACAAAGACTTGCGGGTTTGGGGCGGCCATTTTACGAACGGCAACATCGTCTTAGCTACGCTGGACTTGGTGATTCAGGAAATTGGCGGCGTAAATATGATGCGTCGCTTTGATGAAGAAACGGGCTTTGTCCAATTCAGCCCGGAACCATTGGAGGTTTGA
- a CDS encoding thiamine pyrophosphate-dependent dehydrogenase E1 component subunit alpha: MAAKKYTKEQLISFYREMFKVRSFDSMAADLFLQARMSGNIHTCVGEEATAVGACQALRPSDFITATHRGHGHCIAKGADPKKMMAELFGKKTGYCKGKGGSMHIADVSLGILGANGIVGAGIPIATGSALASKIKSSDDVTLAFFGDGASNQGTFHESINMASAWKLPIIYMCENNKYGVSVCIDRVTNTEDIADRAQGYHIPGVVVDGNDVFAVYEAVSAAAERARKGDGPTLIECKTYRQRGHYEGDPMVYRSKEEMQAWKEKDPVVRLRAQLAGQNGITEEELAAIETAVKEEIEAAVAFAEESPFPEVDEVITDMYAVDNERGVLR, from the coding sequence ATGGCTGCGAAAAAGTACACGAAAGAGCAATTGATTTCTTTTTACCGGGAAATGTTTAAAGTGCGTTCGTTTGACTCCATGGCGGCAGATCTTTTTCTGCAGGCCCGCATGTCCGGAAATATTCATACCTGTGTCGGTGAGGAAGCCACAGCGGTAGGCGCTTGCCAGGCGCTGCGGCCAAGTGATTTTATTACCGCTACTCATCGCGGACACGGTCATTGTATTGCCAAAGGAGCGGATCCGAAAAAAATGATGGCCGAACTTTTCGGCAAGAAAACAGGTTATTGCAAAGGTAAGGGCGGGTCCATGCACATTGCCGACGTAAGCTTGGGAATTTTGGGCGCTAACGGCATTGTGGGAGCAGGCATTCCCATTGCTACCGGCTCGGCGCTGGCTAGCAAAATCAAAAGCTCTGACGATGTGACCTTGGCCTTCTTTGGCGACGGCGCATCCAATCAGGGGACCTTCCATGAGTCCATCAACATGGCTTCCGCTTGGAAGTTGCCCATAATTTATATGTGTGAAAACAACAAGTATGGCGTTTCGGTCTGCATTGACCGGGTAACCAACACGGAAGACATTGCTGACCGGGCGCAAGGATACCATATTCCCGGCGTGGTTGTAGACGGAAACGACGTCTTTGCTGTATACGAAGCTGTTTCGGCGGCTGCGGAACGGGCTCGTAAGGGCGATGGTCCGACACTGATCGAGTGCAAGACCTATCGGCAGCGCGGCCACTATGAAGGAGATCCGATGGTCTATCGGAGCAAAGAAGAAATGCAGGCTTGGAAAGAGAAAGACCCCGTTGTGCGTCTGCGTGCGCAATTGGCGGGACAAAACGGCATTACCGAAGAGGAGCTTGCAGCGATTGAAACGGCAGTCAAAGAGGAAATTGAAGCGGCAGTCGCTTTTGCGGAAGAGTCTCCTTTCCCGGAAGTAGATGAAGTAATTACGGACATGTATGCCGTTGACAACGAAAGGGGTGTCCTGCGGTGA
- a CDS encoding alpha-ketoacid dehydrogenase subunit beta, with protein MRKITYGQALSEAIHEEMVRDESVFVIGEDMGVMGSVFGLTKGFMEEFGANRVIDTPISESGFTGMSVGAAMRGLRPVVELMYVDFTGVCMDPIMNQAAKMRYMTGGQATVPMVIRAPQGAGRRNAGQHSQSLEALFTHIPGLKVVVPATPYDAKGLLKTAIRDDDPVIFLEHKLLYAGKGEVPEEEYLIPFGQADIKRPGKDVTILTYSREVLFSLQAADELAKEGIDVEVIDLRSLVPLDWETIAASIKKTHRAVVVQEAPKRGGFGGEIAAQIMEELFDELDAPVERIAGMNVVPPFSPVLEDQIYPQPECIIKGVKKAMGRA; from the coding sequence GTGAGAAAAATTACTTACGGCCAAGCCTTAAGCGAAGCTATACATGAAGAAATGGTCCGCGATGAGTCGGTGTTTGTTATCGGTGAAGACATGGGGGTTATGGGCAGTGTCTTTGGCTTGACTAAAGGGTTTATGGAAGAGTTCGGCGCTAATCGAGTCATTGATACGCCGATTTCTGAATCCGGGTTTACGGGTATGTCCGTAGGCGCTGCCATGCGCGGCCTGCGTCCGGTAGTAGAACTTATGTATGTAGACTTTACCGGAGTTTGTATGGATCCGATCATGAACCAAGCTGCAAAAATGCGCTATATGACCGGCGGCCAGGCTACGGTGCCTATGGTTATTCGGGCGCCTCAAGGTGCTGGGCGACGTAATGCAGGACAGCATTCCCAGAGCCTTGAAGCTCTCTTCACACACATCCCAGGTCTTAAAGTTGTAGTTCCGGCTACACCCTATGATGCTAAGGGCCTCTTGAAAACGGCGATTCGCGATGATGATCCGGTCATCTTCTTGGAACATAAACTGCTTTACGCTGGCAAAGGAGAAGTGCCGGAAGAAGAATACCTCATTCCGTTTGGGCAAGCGGATATCAAACGTCCCGGCAAGGATGTGACCATTCTTACCTATTCGAGAGAAGTGTTGTTCTCTCTGCAGGCAGCGGACGAACTGGCTAAAGAGGGTATTGATGTGGAAGTTATTGACTTACGCAGCTTGGTGCCGTTGGATTGGGAAACCATTGCCGCTTCTATCAAGAAAACCCATCGCGCCGTTGTGGTGCAGGAAGCGCCTAAAAGGGGCGGCTTTGGCGGAGAAATTGCCGCGCAGATCATGGAAGAACTTTTTGATGAACTGGACGCGCCAGTGGAACGGATTGCCGGCATGAATGTGGTGCCTCCTTTCAGCCCTGTTTTGGAAGATCAGATTTATCCACAGCCGGAATGCATTATCAAAGGCGTTAAAAAGGCAATGGGGCGTGCTTAA